TACTCCACGTTCGCTCCCTCTTTTGGCTTGACGTTTCGCCTTTGTGTATAGTCTACATTGTAACTGCCGGGATGTTTGGCACTGAAACTCGCACACAGTTTCGCCGCTTGCTCCAGCACTTCCATAGGTATGTTTTGTTTGTTTGTCGAAATAATCACATGGGCGGATGGCATATCTTTGAGATGCAACCAAACATCACTCGCTTTTGCTTTTTTCAAAAGCTCTATATTGCCTTTTCTGTTTTTGCCTATATAGACATCATAGCCAGCAATATTGAACCTTTCGTAGTTTTTATCCTTTTTGGACTCTTTTTTGGCACTTTTGCTAAAAAGCAGTTCTATATCTTCCACTTTTTTGGCATTTCTCACAAGATTGGCTTTCTTTTCCAAAAAGTCCAGTTTTTCTTGGATATTTTCTCTTTGGATGTGGATATTTTGCGCTTTTTGACGAAGCTTCTTTGCACGCTTGAAAAAGAGATCGCTCATCATCGCAGCACTTTTTGCCTCTTGGGGCAGTTCAAAGCGTATGGCATTGCCTTCAAAATCGGCTCCTTCATATACCCTTTGGTATGGTTTGATTGTATGGAGATTTGCCAGCACGATCTGCCCTTTTTTCTCCTCCTCGTTTGCTTCATGCAAAAGTGTACTTTCTTGATCAAGATTTTGTAGAAGCTGTTGGAGTTTCTCTTTTTGCTTTTGAAGCTGCAAGAGTTTTGATGTTTTTGCAATCTGCAGACGCTTTGCGAGATCTTCTTTATACATACCCAATAAATAGTTTTTTATATTTTCAATATGCAGTTCACTTCTATCAAGTTTATTGGGTGGAGTCAAAGGAAAAAGAGGACGACCAGGTTTGATATCTCTATGGAAATCGTGATGGAGTGCTTCAAGGACATTCCCCTTTTCATCCAACATGATGGCATTTGCATGGCGCCCGGTGAATTCAAGCTGCAAAATAGCTGACTCTTCTTTGTAGGAGCCCTTTTTCCTGCAGTGAATACGAACGATTTTATCATTCTCGTCAAGTTCTATTCTTTCAATGAGACTTTTTTTGCACTTTTTCGCAAGCATCTTGTCAAAAGGGGCGTTGTAAAACCTGGTTTTAACAAAATCGTCTCGCATATAGATGAGATTTTTACTGCGATTCAGATCAAAAAAGATCTCCTCTTTGTCAAAAACAGCCCGCAAAACATTATCATCCACTCTGGCAATATCATTGAGATGTCGAAACTGTTCAAGATACTTTACGATCTCCCGTAACTCTTTATACTTCATCCCTACCTCAATCTTTTTTGATAAAATAGCAAAAACTCTTTTAAAGGCGCATAATGGGTCAGACAATTACGGAAAAGATATTTAGCGAACATGTGGGTCGCGAAGTCAAGGCAGGAGAGATAGTTGAATGTGAACTTGATATGATCATCGGCAACGACATCACCACACCGATCTCCATCAAAGCGTTTCGAGACAGTGGTGCTAAAAAACTGGCAAAACCGGACAATTTTGCCATCGTTTTGGACCATTTTATTCCGGCAAAAGATATCGCCAGTGCCAATCAGGCAAAAATCAGCCGAGAGTTTGCCTATGAGCACAATCTCAAACACTTTTTCGATGAAAAGGATATGGGAATCGAACACGCCCTTTTGCCCGAAAAAGGGCTCGTGGTTCCAGGTGATGTGATTATCGGCGCGGATTCACACACTTGTACCCATGGAGCTCTTGGAGCCTTTGCTACCGGGATGGGGAGTACGGACCTGGCATACGGGATGATCACCGGCAAAAACTGGTTTAAGGTGCCGCCTTCTATCAAAGTCATCTACACTGGCAAACTTGGCGAACATGTATATGGAAAAGATCTTATCTTGGAGCTTATCAGAAGAATCGGCGTTGATGGAGCGCTCTACAAAGCCCTTGAGTTTACCGGTGACACCATAGAAAACCTCGATATGGACGGACGGTTCAGTCTTTGCAACATGGCTATCGAAGCGGGAGCAAAAAACGGAATCATCGCCGTTGATGAAGTAACAAAAGCCTTCTTGGCCGATAAGCCACTCGCACGTGAACCAAAAATCCATTATAGCGACGAGGATGCTGAGTATGAGCAAGTAATCGAAATCGATGTGAACAATCTTGAGCCGGTCATTGCATTTCCGCACCTTCCAAGCAACGGCCGTCCTATCAGTGAAGCGGCAAAGATGGATCTCAAAGTGGATCAAGTCTTTATCGGAAGCTGTACCAATGGACGCCTCAGTGATATTGCAATAGCGGCTGAGATTCTAAAGGGGCGAAAAGTTGCACGCCATACACGAATGATCGTCACTCCTGCAACGCAAAAGATCCTCAAAGAGGCAGAAAAGCGAGGCTATATCGATATTCTCATCGATGCAGGTGCAGTCGTATCCAATCCTACATGCGGAGCATGTCTAGGCGGATATATGGGAATTTTGGCTGACAATGAGCGATGCGTAAGTACGACAAACAGAAACTTTGTGGGCCGAATGGGAGCTAGAACGAGTGAAATTTACTTAGCGAACTCGGCAGTTGCAGCTGCAAGTGCCGTGGCTGGCAAGATCGCAGATCCTAGAGAACTGTGATCCTCTTTGATCTCACAACCTTGGGCGAGCTGACAACCGGCTCGCTGATAAAACGCCAAAACCGCTTTTTAGCGACTGCTTTTGTTGATAATCAAGTCAAAAAAGTCCATATCGCCGATACTGGAAGGCTTGAAGAGATCCTCACACCAAACAGGGCACTCCTTCTTTTAAAAAATCGCCCGGGTCTCAAAACCGACTACACCTTGATAGCTGCCAAAATGGAAGAGGGATGGGTTTTGATCAATACAAAACTTCACCGACCAATCGCACAAAAAGCGATTAAGCAGGGTGTTTTGGGATTTATTCCAAAAACACTCCAAGCAGAAGTACTTTTTGAAAACAGCAGGCTCGATTTCAAAGCAGACGATGCGTTTATCGAACTCAAAGGATGCAGCCTCGTCCAAGACAACCTTTGTCTCTTCCCCAATGCTCCAACGTCAAGAGGCGTCAAGCATATACGCGATCTCATCAAAGCAAAAGAAAAAGGTTTCAACGCCTATATCCTCATCATGGCCGTGAGAAAATGTGCATGCTTTAAACCGCATCCGACACGGGATCTAGAATTTCAAACAATATTTTTTAAAGCGCTCCAAAAAGGTGTTCGTTTCAAAGGCTTTTTTATACGAATCGATTCATCTTTACATGTTGTTTTTGATGGACCTTTGACACTGTGTCATGATAAGATATAATTGAGACAAAATGGATGGGTACAATGAAAAAAATCCTTTTTGCACTCTTTATCACTGCTTCATTGTTTGTAGGAGTTTTTTTTCTTTGGCAACATAATAAAGATCGAAACAAGCTCTTTCATACCGTCAAAGTAACGGTTGCAAAAGGGGATGTAGTCCAAAGCGTCGAAGCCACAGGGGTCATCAAACCTTCAGTGGGAGCGGAAGTTAAAATTGGAGCACGAGTGACTGGAATGGTCACAGATGAACCGATCAAAGTGGGTGATTTTGTCAAAAAAGGAACTACAATAGCCAAGATCGATGATCAAGAGCTCCAAAAAGCTCTTACGATTGCCAAAGAGGAGCTTCAAAAAATACTCGATACCTATCCAAAAGAGATAGAACGTCTCCAAAAAGAGGTCAAAAAAGCAAAACTCTCTGTCAAAAATGCAAAGCTTGTACTTGAAGCTGCCAAAGCAGATGCCAAAACGGCCAACTGGCTATGCGAAAACAAAAAACAACTTCGAAAAAGAAAAAGTATAAGCGAAAAAGAGTACAAGACCGTATGTACTGAAGCATACAGAAAACAAAAAAACTATGAAGAGGCTCTCAATGCCCTGCAACAAGCCAAACTCAACGCCCAAGCAGCACAACTGGCCCTGGAAAAGATGCAAAAAAGCTTCATCCACGATTCGGCAATTGCCAAAGCAAAAATGGAGCAAGCGAAAATCCGCCTCAGCTACGCTACAATCAAAGCCCCTTTTGACGGAATCATCACCTATATTTCTACACAAAAAGGCGAAACGGTAGTCGCAGGACTCAATGCTCCGCAGTTTGCGAAGATTCTTGATCCAAATCGATTGGAAAATCGTATCTATATCGACGAAACTGTCATAGCAAAAATAAAAAAAGGTATGCATGTCCTCTTTCACGTGGATAGTTTTGGGAAAAAAGATTTTCAAGGAAAGATCGATCAAATCTATCCTCAACCAGAGATTCAAAACGGGGTTGTCTACTATGTAGGCGTTGTCAAATCATTTAACGATGCTGCGTTGCTGCGGCCAGAAATGACAACACACAACAAAATCATCGTACAAATCATCAAAAATGTTCTTCGCCTCCCAAATCAAGCAGTCAAATTCAAAAATGGACACTTTTTCGTCTATCTCAAAAGGGGTAGCAAAGTGGTAGAACAGAGAGTACAACCCGGGATTTCCGATGAACACTATACACAAATCCTTTCCGGTCTCAAAGAAGGCGATATCGTTTTGATGGAGTCAAAGAGTGCTCATTGAGTGTAAACATATCACAAAAAAGTATCGTACTGGTGATATCGAAACGACTGTTTTAAAGGATGTAAGTTTCTGTGTCGAACAAGGCGAGTTCGTAGCCATCATGGGAAGCAGCGGAAGTGGAAAATCAACACTGCTCTATATCTTGGGATGCCTGGATAAGCCTTCTATGGGAGAGTATCGTATCAATGGAAACAATGTAGCCAACTTGAGCGACGATGAGCTTTCACATCTTCGAAACAGCATGTTTGGATTTATTTTTCAAGCTTTTTATCTCATTCCGTATCTCACTATCCTCGATAACGTTCTTGTACCAACGCTCTATGCCAAAACCTCTAAGTCGAAAGAGGATGCAAAAGCGCTCCTTGAAAAACTGCAACTCTTTGATAGGATAGATTTCTATCCAGATCAACTCTCAGGAGGCCAAAAGCAGCGGGTCGCCATCGCAAGAGCACTCATCAATGAACCCCAAATCATCCTCGCTGATGAGCCAACGGGGCAACTCGACACCAAAAATGCCAAAATAGTCATGGAGATTCTTAAAAACCTCAATGAAGAGGGACGCACAGTTATAGTAGTCACCCATGATGAAAACATGGCCAAATACGCTCAACGAGTGATTCGGATACAAGATGGTCAGATTCTATCTACGTGATCTTTTCGCATTTCTTTTTTTCTATAAAGGGCGCACGCTTTTTGCACTGCTTGGAATTGTTCTTGGCATTGCTTCTCTCGTTTTCATAGTAGCAGCCATCGAAGGCAGCCAACTCAAAGCAAAAAAGATTATCGACATGCTTGGAAGCGACACCATTTTGATACGCTCAAGCTTTGGAAGTCGCGTCTCTTTTCGACACATTCCCATGAAACTGGACATTCATCAATACAATCTCATCAAAAAAATAGATGGAATCAAAAGTCTTGACTACTTCTACGTCAAGAAAGTGAACGTAAAACGAAAGAACTTCGGAAAAAAACTGCTTGTCGAAGGTTTTACACTGGGTACGCTTGAACATTTTGGATATAGGCCCAAATGGGGACGGTTTTTCTTGCCAAAAGATTTTCAAAATTTTTCCAAAGTGGTGGTTGTCGGACAAGATATAGTCCAGGAGTTTTTTCAAGGAAAAAATCCTTTGGGAAAAACACTCTTCATCGGCAAAGAACCCTTTCGGGTTATCGGCGTCTATCAAAAAAGAGGGAAAAGTCCCAGAGGCAACAGCATGGATGAACGTATTATGATGCCTGTCTCTACATATAGAAAATTTATCCAGCATGAATATCAAAAAATATTTGCGATGGTGGCAAAAGTCTCCCGTGATGCCGACTATAAAAGAGTTTTGAACGATATTGAGACAATTTTAAACAAAACGCTCAAACCCGATGACTATTTTCTCATCACACCCCAAAAAATCATGAAGTTTCTCTCGATGCTCAGTACATCTTTGACGCTCTTTTTGGGTATAGCATCTTTTACGGCACTTTTCGTAAGCGGTTTTGTCCTTTCCAATATCTTTCTTATCAACAACAAAACACGAGCGTGGGAGCTCGGCTTGCGACGAGCAATCGGCGCAACCAAAAAAGATATTTTCTTTCGTATCATTTTTGAAGCTTCTGTAATTGCGCTGATGGGAGCGCTCCTAGGAACGCTCTTTGGATTTTTGAGTGTGCATTATATCTTGCCCCTACTAAAAATTCCTGTCCTCTATCCCATAAAAGCATTCTTCATAGCTACTATTTTTTCTATTGTCACCGCGTTTTTAGCCGCTTCATCTCCAGCTAAAGAGGCTGCATCGCTTAACCCGATAGAAGCATTGAGGCAACGCATATGAAGTGGCTTTACATAGAAGAACTGTACGCCTATCTTGCAAGGAATAAAAAAAGAACCGCTATTGCCATTGCAGGCATTGCACTTGGAGTACTGACATTGGTTCTCATGAGCGGTATCAGCGGAGCGATGCGACAAAAAACACTGCAAGAACTTGGGACATTTGGAAGCCGAATCATTGTCATTACGCCAGGTAATTTGATCGTTTTTGGCCATAAAAGTGCTATGCTGGGCAATGTACAAACACTCACAACAAGTGATGCTGTTGCGATCCGAGACAAGATTGACGGTGTAGAAGGCATTGCTTTGATGAAGAATGCGACATTGCCCGTCAGTACCAAAAAGCGCGTGGAACCAAGAGAGATCATGGGCGTCGATAGTGCTTTTTTTTCTCTTTTGGATTTTACATTTTTATGCGGAAGAACTTTTACAGATTTTCAAAAAGTAGCGGTAATAGGATCACAAACAACGAAAGATTTTTTCGACATCTCCTGCCCTCTTGGCCAACATATTTTTATAGCGAATATCCCTTTTTCTATTCGAGGGGTCTTGGCAGCTCGTGGCAATATCGGAATGGAAGATTATGATAGTACTATCTTTGTTCCAATAACCGTGATGCAAAGACTCCTTACAAAAAGCAACTGGCTCGATGCTATTTTTGTGCTCTCGAAAAGCAGTGATCAAAACAGATTTCTCATCAAGCAGATCAGCGATCTTTTACAAAAAAGACACGGCAAAAAAGATTTTAGCGTTATGGAATACGAAGTAGCCAGTGCAACTTCTTCAAAAATGGAACATCTTTTTTCCGTTCTCAGCATCATTGTTGCAACGATCGCCTATAGTGTAGGTATCCTTGGTATCATTGCCATAATGGCTCTTTCAGTCTATGAAAGGGTAATAGAGATAGCCATTAAGCGGGTTGTTGGTGCCAGGAAAACAGATATTTTTGGACAATTTCTACTAGAGTCAACGATACTCAGTATGGCAGGAGCGGTACTGGGCGCAGGAGTTGCTCTGATTCTTCTTTTTCTTATCGAATATATCGCCCATTGGCCATGGTTTATTCCTATTCAAACGTTGATTATAGCAACGATGCTCTCTATGATCATTGGTATCATTGCCAGCCTCTATCCGGCCTTCAAAGCCATCTCACTGGAGCCTCTAAAAATACTCAAGCTCTATGAAGAGGGCTAAGGCATAAAGCTCTGCATCTCTCATTAAAAAGATAGAATGTTTGGTATGAAACCAACTAATCTCGTCCAAATATTGACTTCGCAGAAGAATCGCTTTATAATTTCCATAAAAATTTCGGGGTGTGGCGCAGCCTGGTTAGCGTGCTACCTTGGGGTGGTAGAGGTCGCGGGTTCAAATCCCGCCACTCCGACCATTGATGACTTTCCAATAATCCCTATAAATTCGAATTTTATAAACCTTTTTAAGGAAATGAACAAATCACATTTGCTACCCTATTGCTACCCATTATTGCAATTTCATGGTTATGCTCACATATAAAAGCAGTGTTATAATACTTATATAGCATCTGTATTAACAGTTTCACCACTTTGTTGTATTCACATATCCATTCCAAATTATTCTTTTCGTTTTGTCCAATTATAGCACCATCAAGACAGAGTGATTTGATTGCATATAAGTTTTTTTTTAATTTCTAAATGTATAATAAAAAAATATCAATATTTTTAACTTTCATAAGTGGAATAATGTCATTAAAAGAACTTAATTTTAGATCCTCCTATAATACCTCTGAATCAGATATCATAAAAGATTTTTTCACTCCTGCATTTGAAAATTCCACTAGATACAAAAGGGGTGTTGGATATTTTACTTCTGGATGGCTATCTCAAAACGCAAAAGGTTTGGCAAAATTTATTGAAAATGGCGGAAAAGCACAATATATAACAAGTCCAATATTAGACAAAAATGATTTAGAAGCCCTACAAGGAAAATTTGACCCATCTCTATTGGATAAAAAAATATTAAAAAATATAAGTGTTTTAGAAAAAGAATTAGAAGAAAATACGAAGAATCTCCTTGGATGGTTAGTTTATGATGGCCTATTAGAGTTTAGATTTGCTATACCTAGGTATAATTTAGAAGGCGGTGATTTTCATGATAAATTTGGCGTATTTATCGATGAAGAAAATAATATGGTCGCATTTATAGGCTCCATAAATGAAACTATGAAAGGGTTTTTAAATTATGAATCCATAACAGTTTTTTGTTTATGGAAAGATGATACTAGTAAAAATTTTTGTATAGAAACTTACAAGAGATTTCAAAATCTTTGGGAAAATAAAGACCCTAATATTATGGTTTATGAAATAAATGATATTATAAAAAACAAACTATTTGAATTGAAGTCTTATTCTAGACCATACAAAAAACCTTCCCAAAACTTAATGATAGCTAATTACTTGCCTTCTATACCACCTGATTTCGAAATAAGAACATATCAAAAAGAAGCTATTAAAGCTTGGCTGAAAAATAATGGTAGAGGCATTCTATCAATGGCCACAGGGTCAGGGAAAACCAAAACAGCTTTATATACAATTGTGAAATTATTAGAAGAAATAAAAAGTTTACCAGTACTAATTGTTGTACCATATAAACATTTATTGGAACAATGGTATATTGAAGCAAAAGAATTCAATATTGAATTGATTAGATGTAATTCTGATTATCCAAATTGGCAAAAAGAGTTATCCACAAAAATTACTAATAACTTATTAAATAAAAAACCAGTTTTTGCAATCACAACTAATAATACATATAAAAGCAAGAAATTTCAAAGCCTCATTAATAGATTAAATAATCTATTTCTTATTGTTGATGAAGTCCATAATTTTGGAAGTAAAGAAATAAAAGAAAACTATCTCGATAATGCAAAATTTAGATTAGGATTATCAGCAACGCCCCAGCGACACTTTGATGAAGAAGGTACAAAAGCATTATTAAATTATTTTGGCAAAATAGTTTATGAATTTACATTAAAAGAAGCAATAGATAATGGTTATTTAACTGAATATTATTATCATCCTATTTTTGTTTATTTAACTGAAGAAGAAGAAAAAGAATATATAGCCCTTTCTGAAAAAATATCTCAATTTCGTCCCATCAATGAAGACAATGAAGAAAATATTCCTGGTTTTTTAAAAATGTTACTTATCAAACGAGCAAAAATCATTGAATCTGCACAAAATAAAATACACAAATTAAAAGAAATATTAACAAAAAATAATTTAATTAATTCCAAAAAAAATCTTTTTTATGTATCATCAGAAATTGAATACAAAAATGATAAAAAAATTCGTAATATTGATAAATATACAAACCTTTTAAGAAGTCTAGGCATGAATGTTGAACCATTTACCGCATTAGAAGATAAATGGCAAAGAAATAATCTAATAATGAAACTAGAAAATGATTTAATTGATGGCCTAGTGGCTATAAAATGTCTTGATGAGGGTGTTGATATACCTAGTGTGAGGAGAGCTTTTATTTTATCAAGTAGCTCTAATCCAAAAGAGTTTATACAACGAAGAGGCCGTATTTTAAGAAAAAGTCCTGGCAAAAAATATGCACATATTTATGATTTTTTGGTTATACCTCGAGGAGCAGATATTGAAAATTTTGAATATGAGAGAAAATATTTAGAAAGAGAGTTGAGAAGATTTCAAGAATTTGCCAAATTAGCCAAAAATTCTTTAGAAGCAGAATCTCAAATATTTGAAATTAAAAAGCAATACAATTTATTACATATATAAAGGATATCAAATGAATGAAAATAAAGAAAAAAATAAAGAATTACTAAAAGAAATTAAACGAGAAATTTTAAAAATGGAAAAAGAAAATTTATATATTCATAAATCTGGATTAAAAGAAAAAATTATTAGACTTATTAAGGCAAGGACAAAATAATGTTTTTGAAAACATTGGTTTTAGAAGATTTTAGACAATTTAAAGATAGACAAATTTTAAATTTAACAACAACAAATGAAAAGAATATAGTTTTAATTCATGGTGAAAATGGAGCGGGAAAAACTACGTTGCTCGAAGCTTTTTCCTGGTGTTTATATGGAGACTTGGCTCTTACGAATCCAAATAATATTTTAAATGAATATGTCTTTTTTAATATGGGTGAAAAAGAATCAAAAATTGCTAGAGTCTCACTATTATTTTCTGATAAAAAAAGAGAATATATTGTTTCAAGAAGCGTAAAAGTAACAAATATAGATAATAAACAATATTGGACAAAAAATGATATAACACTAGAAATGACTGTAAATGGACAAAAAATTAGTAATCCTCAAGATACAATAAAAAAAATCTTAAGTAAGGAACTACGAAAATATTTCTTTTTTGATGGAGAAAGAATTGATAGACTTGCAAGACCAGAAAGCAAAAAAGATATCCAGCAAGGTATCAAATATATTATGGGTCTAGAAGTTTATTCTAATGCTATTAGACATCTAAAAGAAGTAAAAAAAGAGTTAAATAAAGAATTAACAACTATTATGGAAAAAGAATCTCCTGCCGAAATTTCACCAGTCCAAAAAAAAGAAGAAATTTTAGAACAAATAGATCAACTAAAAACTGCTATAAAAAATCATCAGGAATTTGAAGTTCAAAAAGAAGAAGAAAAAAAATTAATAAGCCAAGAGCTTGAAAAACATAAAGAAATAGAAAATATAGAAAGAGAAAGACAGAGAATTGAAACTGATCTTGAACAAGCAAATGAACAAATTCAAAAAATCGAAAAAAAAGAAAAATCTTTTATCAGCAAAAATGCATATCTAGCTATATCCAATAATTTATTAGAGAAAATAAAAAAATATCTAGATAAAAAAAGAGAGAAAGGAGAGCTTCCTTCTGGAATTAGAGAACAATTCATCCATGACTTGCTTGAAAAAGGTGAATGTATATGCGGTACAAAGTTAGAAGTTGGCGATTTTCATTATGAGCATTTAAAAAAACTTCTCGAAAATACTATCAAAAAAAACATAGAAGATAATTTTATAAATATAAGCGGTATCTTGGAAAATGTTATTGGTTATACAGATGAATTTAAAAAATTATTGGAAGAGTTGCATCAAGAAAAAAATGAATTAATAAAACAAAGAGATTCTTTGGAACAACAATATTTAGAAATCAAAGACAAACTCAAAAATAGTGATAATATAAATATAAAAGAATTAGGTAAAAGATTAGAATATGTAGAAAATAAAATAAAAGAGATAATGGAAACTCTTGGTGAAAAGAAAGAAAAACTGAATAGGTTATATAAAGAGTTGCAAGAAGTAGAAAATGAAATACAAAAACATCAAACATTAAATGAAAAAATTGCATTAGCAGAAGAAAGAGTGGAAATTGCTCAAAATATTTTAGATGAATTGGAATATGAATATGAGTTTTTAACTAGAGAAGTAAAAAATAAACTTTCTGAAAAAGTTGGTGAAGTATTTAATTCAATAATCCGGGGCGATTATAGTGCAGAAATCAATCATAATTTTGAACTAAAGGTATATAAAAATATTGATGGAAACAAAATACCTGTAGGAACATCAACAGGAGAAAATCAAATCGCAAGCCTTTCATTTATTGGTTCTTTAGTCTATATAGCAAAAAAATGGGATGAAGAAAATCAAGGTGATATTTTTACTGGTGCTGGTGTTTACCCTATAGTTAT
The Nitratiruptor sp. SB155-2 genome window above contains:
- a CDS encoding AAA family ATPase, translated to MFLKTLVLEDFRQFKDRQILNLTTTNEKNIVLIHGENGAGKTTLLEAFSWCLYGDLALTNPNNILNEYVFFNMGEKESKIARVSLLFSDKKREYIVSRSVKVTNIDNKQYWTKNDITLEMTVNGQKISNPQDTIKKILSKELRKYFFFDGERIDRLARPESKKDIQQGIKYIMGLEVYSNAIRHLKEVKKELNKELTTIMEKESPAEISPVQKKEEILEQIDQLKTAIKNHQEFEVQKEEEKKLISQELEKHKEIENIERERQRIETDLEQANEQIQKIEKKEKSFISKNAYLAISNNLLEKIKKYLDKKREKGELPSGIREQFIHDLLEKGECICGTKLEVGDFHYEHLKKLLENTIKKNIEDNFINISGILENVIGYTDEFKKLLEELHQEKNELIKQRDSLEQQYLEIKDKLKNSDNINIKELGKRLEYVENKIKEIMETLGEKKEKLNRLYKELQEVENEIQKHQTLNEKIALAEERVEIAQNILDELEYEYEFLTREVKNKLSEKVGEVFNSIIRGDYSAEINHNFELKVYKNIDGNKIPVGTSTGENQIASLSFIGSLVYIAKKWDEENQGDIFTGAGVYPIVMDSPFGSLDPEYRDSITKNLQKLSPQIIVMLSKSQWSKEVEQNLAPYINHEYILVYHNPKYKELSNDYKTINIDGQEHPLEVDSEYEYTEIRRIK